A genomic window from Candidatus Kouleothrix ribensis includes:
- a CDS encoding DedA family protein, producing the protein MNFSDLSSQALTYIVTYGAVALGALVLLAAIGLPLPSTFLVLASGAFIQQGVLEPYSTVTVALACVLAGDLLSYGMGRLLRRAVQSRFGGSLAWQRAEAYFQRRGALAVYLTRCLFTPIAVPVNLVAGSSGYSALRFAGFAAAGELTWLLGYGMLGYLFGSQWEALSDFISDFSGLLVGLLMLAVGAFWLLRWSHRPAASVPKPTSTTRL; encoded by the coding sequence ATGAACTTCTCCGACCTGAGCAGCCAGGCGCTGACGTATATTGTCACCTATGGCGCAGTTGCGCTGGGGGCGTTGGTGCTGCTTGCGGCCATAGGCTTGCCGCTCCCGAGCACCTTCCTGGTGCTGGCCAGCGGTGCGTTCATTCAGCAGGGCGTGCTCGAACCATACTCGACCGTGACGGTGGCGCTGGCCTGTGTGCTGGCCGGCGATCTGCTCAGCTATGGTATGGGCCGGCTGCTGCGCCGCGCGGTTCAGTCGCGCTTTGGCGGGTCGCTGGCCTGGCAGCGCGCCGAGGCCTACTTTCAGCGCCGTGGCGCGCTGGCGGTCTACCTGACGCGCTGCCTGTTTACCCCGATCGCCGTTCCGGTTAACCTGGTGGCCGGCAGCAGCGGCTACTCGGCGCTGCGCTTCGCCGGTTTCGCGGCGGCCGGCGAGCTGACCTGGCTGCTGGGCTATGGCATGCTCGGCTATCTCTTCGGCAGCCAGTGGGAGGCGCTCAGCGATTTCATTAGCGACTTCAGCGGCCTGCTGGTTGGCTTGCTCATGCTTGCGGTCGGTGCCTTCTGGCTGCTGCGCTGGTCGCATCGCCCGGCCGCCAGTGTGCCCAAGCCCACCTCCACCACTCGCCTCTAG